The Lepus europaeus isolate LE1 chromosome 21, mLepTim1.pri, whole genome shotgun sequence genome has a window encoding:
- the ATXN2L gene encoding ataxin-2-like protein isoform X7, with product MLKPQPPQQTAQPQQPPPTQQAVARRPPGGTSPPNGGLPGPLAAAAAATPPGPPAAASPCLGPAAAAGTGLRRGAEGILAPQPPPPPQQPPHQERPGAGAIGSARGQSTGKGPPQSPVFEGVYNNSRMLHFLTAVVGSTCDVKVKNGTTYEGIFKTLSSKFELAVDAVHRKAAEPAGGPRREDIVDTMVFKPSDVMLVHFRNVDFNYATKDKFTDSAIAMNSKVNGEHKEKVLQRWEGGDSNSDDYDLESDMSNGWDPNEMFKFNEENYGVKTTYDSSLSSYTVPLEKDNSEEFRQRELRAAQLAREIESSPQYRLRIAMENDDGRTEEEKHSAVQRQSSGRESPSLASREGKYIPLPQRVREGPRGGVRCSSARGGRPGLSALPPRGPHHLDNSSPGPGSEARGINGGPSRMSPKAQRPLRGAKTLSSPSSRPSGEASVPSPPAALPFLPGGRMYPPRSPKSAAPAPISASCPEPPIGSAVATSSTSIPVTSSVADGGVGSISPASPKISLAPTDVKELSAKEPGWTLEPQELARITGKVPGLQNEQKRFQLEELRKFGAQFKLQPSSSPETSLDPFPPRILKEEAKGKEKEVDGLLTSEPLASPVSSKTESISDKEDKPPLVPAGGTEGPEQPPPPCPSQTGSPPVGLIKGDDKDEGPVAEQVKKSTLNPNAKEFNPTKPLLSVNKSTSTPTSPGPRTHSTPSIPVLTGQSGLYSPQYISYIPQIHMGPAVQAPQMYPYPVSNSVPGQQGKYRGAKGSLPPQRSDQHQPASAPPMMQAAAAAGPPLVAATPYSSYIPYNPQQFPGQPAMMQPMAHYPSQQPVFAPMLQSNPRMLTSGSHPQAIVSSSTPQYPSAEQPTPQALYATVHQSYPHHATQLHAHQPQPATTPTGSQPQSQHAAPSPVQHQAGQAPHLGSGQPQQNLYHPGALTGTPPSLPPGPSAQSPQSSFPQPAAVYAIHPHQQLPHGFTNMAHVTQAHVQTGITAAPPPHPGAPHPPQVMLLHPPQSHGGPPQGAVPQSGVPALSASTPSPYPYIGHPQGEQPGQAPGFPGGADDRIREFSLAGGIWHGRAEGLQVGQDARVLGGE from the exons CCGGCCTCCCGGGGGCACCAGCCCTCCCAACGGCGGCCTGCCGGGGCCGctggctgccgccgccgccgcgacgCCGCCGGGGcctcccgccgccgcctccccctgCCTGGGGCCTGCGGCCGCTGCCGGCACCGGGCTCCGCCGGGGAGCTGAAGGCATCCTggcgccgcagccgccgccgccgccgcagcagcCGCCGCATCAAGAgaggccaggggccggcgccatcgGCAGCGCCAG gggacagagcacaggaaagggacCCCCACAGTCACCT GTGTTTGAAGGTGTCTATAACAATTCCAGAATGCTGCATTTCCTTACAGCTGTTGTG GGCTCCACTTGTGACGTAAAAGTGAAAAATGGCACCACCTATGAGGGTATCTTCAAGACACTGAGCTCAAAG TTTGAACTCGCTGTAGACGCTGTGCACCGGAAAGCAGCTGAGCCAGCAGGTGGCCCCCGTCGGGAAGATATTGTGGACACCATGGTGTTTAAGCCAAGTGATGTCATGCTCGTGCACTTCCGAAACGTTGACTTCAATTACGCTACTAAAG ACAAGTTCACCGATTCTGCCATTGCCATGAACTCGAAGGTGAACGGGGAACACAAAGAGAAGGTGCTTCAGCGCtgggaggggggcgacagcaacAGCGATGACTACGACCTGGAGTCAGACATG TCCAATGGATGGGACCCCAATGAAATGTTCAAGTTCAATGAGGAGAATTACGGTGTGAAGACGACCTACGATAGTAGTCTCTCTTCCTACAC GGTGCCCTTAGAAAAGGACAACTCTGAAGAGTTCCGTCAGCGGGAGCTGCGTGCAGCCCAGCTGGCACGGGAGATTGAGTCCAGCCCCCAGTACCGCCTGCGGATCGCCATGGAGAATGACGATGGGCGCACCGAAGAGGAGAAGCACAGTGCGGTCCAGCGGCAGAGCTCCGGGCGCGAGAGCCCCAGCTTGGCGTCCAG GGAAGGGAAGTACATCCCTCTGCCTCAGCGCGTTCGCGAGGGGCCCCGGGGAGGAGTGCGCTGTAGCAGCGCTCGGGGTGGCCGGCCCGGCCTGAGCGCTCTGCCGCCTCGTGGCCCTCACCATCTGGACAacagcagccctggcccaggctctgAGGCACGAGGCATCAACGGAG gcccTTCCCGCATGTCCCCTAAGGCACAGCGGCCCCTGCGAGGTGCAAAGACTCTGTCCTCGCCCAGCAGCAGGCCCTCTGGGGAAGCTTCTGTCCCGTCTCCCCCTGCAG ctctcccttttctcccaggGGGCCGGATGTACCCGCCACGCTCTCCCAAGTCTGCTGCACCTGCCCCGATCTCAGCTTCCTGTCCTGAGCCTCCCATCGGTTCGGCAGTGGCAACTTCTTCAACCTCCATCCCTGTGACCTCATCTGTCGCAGATGGTGGTGTGGGTTCCATTTCCCCAGCTTCTCCAAAGATCTCACTGGCCCCTACAGATG TAAAAGAACTGTCCGCCAAGGAACCCGGCTGGACTCTGGAGCCCCAGGAACTGGCCCGGATAACTGGGAAAG TCCCTGGCCTTCAGAATGAGCAGAAACGATTTCAGCTGGAAGAACTGAGGAAGTTTGGGGCCCAGTTTAAG cttcagcccagtAGCTCCCCGGAGACCAGCCTGGATCCTTTTCCTCCTCGGATCTTAAAGGAGGAGGccaaagggaaggaaaaggaggTCGATGGTCTGTTGACCTCAGAGCCCTTGGCGTCCCCGGTCTCCTCTAAGACAGAGTCCATATCGGATAAAGAGGACAAACCACCCCTGGTACCAGCTGGAGGCACCGAGGGGCCAGAGCAGCCCCCACCACCTTGTCCCAGCCAAACTGGCAGCCCCCCAGTGGGCCTCATCAAGGGAGATGACAAGGATGAGGGCCCTGTTGCTGA ACAAGTAAAGAAATCAACGTTGAACCCTAATGCCAAGGAGTTCAATCCTACAAAGCCTCTGCTATCTGTG AACAAATCCACCAGTACCCCAACTTCTCCAGGGCCCCGGACTCACTCAACTCCCTCCATCCCGGTGCTGACAGGCCAGAGCGGGCTCTACAGCCCCCAGTATATCTCCTACATACCTCAGATTCACATGGGACCAGCTGTGCAG GCGCCCCAGATGTATCCATATCCTGTATCCAATTCAGTGCCTGGGCAGCAGGGCAAGTACCGGGGAGCAAAAG GCTCTCTGCCCCCCCAGCGCTCGGACCAGCACCAGCCAGCCTCAGCCCCGCCCATGATGCAGGCTGCCGCCGCTGCCGGCCCACCCCTGGTGGCTGCCACACCATATTCTTCCTACATCCCCTACAACCCCCAGCAGTTCCCAGGCCAGCCTGCTATGATGCAGCCCATGGCCCACTACCCCTCACAG CAGCCCGTGTTTGCCCCCATGCTTCAAAGCAATCCACGCATGCTGACGTCGGGCAGCCACCCCCAGGCCATTGTGTCATCCTCCACCCCTCAGTACCCTTCTGCAGAGCAGCCCACCCCCCAAGCCCTTTATG CCACTGTTCACCAGTCCTATCCGCACCATGCCACGCAGCTCCACGCCCACCAGCCGCAGCCGGCAACCACGCCTACTGGGAGCCAGCCGCAGTCTCAGCATGCGGCCCCCAGTCCTGTCCAG CATCAGGCGGGGCAGGCCCCACACCTGGGCAGTGGACAGCCACAGCAGAATCTGTACCACCCAGGGGCCCTGACAGGCACGCCACCCTCTCTGCCACCGGGACCTTCTGCCCAGTCCCCTCAGAGCAGCTTCCCCCAGCCAGCCGCTGTGTATGCCATCCATCCCCACCAGCAGCTGCCCCACGGCTTCACCAACATGGCCCATGTTACCCAG GCCCATGTCCAAACTGGAATCacagcagccccgccccctcacccTGGGGCTCCCCACCCGCCCCAGGTGATGCTGCTGCACCCACCCCAGAGCCATGGGGGGCCCCCCCAAGGCGCGGTGCCCCAGAGTGGGGTGCCTGCACTCTCAGCTTCCACACCCTCACCCTACCCCTACATCGGACACCCCCAAGGTGAGCAGCCTGGCCAGGCGCCTGGATTTCCAGGAGGAGCCGATGACAGGATTCGTGAGTTCTCGTTAGCTGGGGGAATTTGGCATGGAAGAGCTgaggggctgcaggtggggcAGGATGCACGGGTTCTGGGTGGGGAGTGA